A stretch of DNA from Candidatus Deferrimicrobiaceae bacterium:
GATGTCTCCCGCACCCACTTTGTACCGTTCCCTCGCGAGGCGCAGGTTCTCCCCGGACGCCTCCTGCTCCTTCCGGCGGGCTTCAAAGCGCTCGGAGGCCTCCCGGACGGAGAGGGCCGCCTGCTCCACCTGAAGCCGGACCAGCCGCCGGAGGTCCGTTGCGGCGTATCTCGTCGAATCGAGGGAGGCCTGCGCCTCCTTGACCTCCTCCCGCGTGAGGAATCCCGAGAAGAGGGGGAACTGGAGCAATACGGAGATGTTGTAGTTCTCCTCCAGGGGGAGATCCTCCGCGGCGTACCCGTACCCGCCGGTCCCCGTGAGGACGGGAAAATAGTTGGCGCGGGCCGCGCGAAGCCCGAATTCCGCCGCCCGCTCCCTCTCCCGGATCGCACGCAGTTCCGGGCGGTCTGCCTCCGCCTCGGCGATCCACGAGTCGAGATCCCCCGGAACCGTAACCGTGGCGAGGGTATCCGCGAGGCGGAAATCCTTCGGTTCGTCGATTCCCATCCGGTTCAGGAGGGTGATCCGCGCCACCTGAAGGTCGTTCAGGGCGGCGGTCATTTCGGCGCGGG
This window harbors:
- a CDS encoding TolC family protein; this encodes YYPSISLSTGYTRSRAFSSTTNQNATGSSLFVEGAVSQILSDFGRTRAGANRAGSLVSAAAESGKSTRHDVAFAAKIAYFGVLRAQRIVDVRRETLTQRESLLSQAQAFYEAGVRARIDVARTEANLYQARAEMTAALNDLQVARITLLNRMGIDEPKDFRLADTLATVTVPGDLDSWIAEAEADRPELRAIRERERAAEFGLRAARANYFPVLTGTGGYGYAAEDLPLEENYNISVLLQFPLFSGFLTREEVKEAQASLDSTRYAATDLRRLVRLQVEQAALSVREASERFEARRKEQEASGENLRLARERYKVGAGDIIEMIDAQVQMTQAETAVIQALYDSSISAATLLRAVGR